From the genome of Winogradskyella forsetii, one region includes:
- a CDS encoding four helix bundle protein — protein MNYTELDVWIKSRELVKSVYLIGNLFPKDELFSLTNQVRRCSVSVPSNIAEGLGRQYNKETIQFLYISRGSLYELETQLYLAFDLDYISNKQLETILEQVTSCKKLLNGFIKYFKSKN, from the coding sequence ATGAATTATACAGAATTAGATGTTTGGATAAAATCAAGAGAATTAGTAAAATCAGTTTATTTAATAGGTAATTTATTTCCTAAAGACGAACTGTTTTCGCTAACCAATCAAGTAAGGCGATGTTCGGTTTCAGTACCATCGAATATTGCAGAAGGCCTTGGACGACAATACAATAAAGAGACAATTCAATTTTTATATATTTCTCGAGGTTCATTATACGAACTAGAAACACAACTTTATTTAGCCTTCGATTTAGATTATATTTCTAATAAACAATTAGAAACGATTCTAGAACAAGTTACTTCTTGCAAAAAATTACTCAACGGATTCATAAAATATTTCAAATCGAAAAATTGA